From the Mangifera indica cultivar Alphonso chromosome 10, CATAS_Mindica_2.1, whole genome shotgun sequence genome, one window contains:
- the LOC123228306 gene encoding leucine-rich repeat receptor-like serine/threonine-protein kinase BAM2 produces the protein MSPQLLLLFLLLLHIAILPSLQLSHVDLAALADIKASLTDIPGSDFFSSWDITAPDPCSSFSGVTCSLSRVSTLTLGTGLSGSPGLAGSLSPSIANLTSLTQLILFPGLVTGPIPPQIGQLTGLRVISLTNNRLTGTIPSSFSSLNNLHTLDLSFNQLNGEIPPGLTRLQELKVLILAANSLSGELLGVWTQLLHLDLRKNKLTGPLRSLPLTLRYVALSDNLLTGPLNSLQSLSELVYLDLSMNKFNGTIPAELFSPSSSSMFLQRNNLSGGLPSKLVGSTSYGEGSILDLSHNFLTGELSPVLAGVESLFLNNNHLTGVVPEEYIQSVSDGTTKTLFLQHNYLSKFPSKPGLVLPDAVSLCLKYNCMAATVMEGLMSCPASAGEQMSRPASQCSGFNDHNSID, from the coding sequence ATGTCTCCTCAACTCTTACTTCTgtttctcctcctcctccacaTTGCCATTCTTCCATCTCTGCAACTCAGCCACGTTGATCTCGCAGCACTCGCTGATATCAAGGCCTCTCTCACTGACATTCCCGGCTCCGACTTTTTTTCATCCTGGGACATCACCGCACCTGATCCTTGCTCCTCCTTCTCCGGCGTCACATGTTCGCTCTCTCGAGTCTCTACTCTCACTCTCGGAACCGGCCTTTCCGGTTCACCTGGACTTGCTGGCTCCCTCTCACCCTCCATCGCCAACTTAACCTCCTTAACCCAGCTCATTCTATTCCCCGGCCTCGTCACTGGCCCTATTCCTCCCCAAATAGGTCAACTCACCGGCCTTCGAGTAATTTCCTTGACGAACAATCGATTAACCGGAACAATACCCTCTTCGTTTAGCTCTCTCAACAACTTGCATACGCTCGACCTGAGTTTCAACCAGCTCAACGGGGAAATTCCACCGGGTTTGACGAGACTGCAGGAGCTGAAAGTTCTCATTTTGGCGGCGAATTCGTTGTCAGGTGAGTTGCTGGGCGTGTGGACTCAGTTGCTGCACTTGGATTTGAGGAAGAATAAACTCACTGGACCGTTAAGATCCCTGCCGTTAACCTTACGTTACGTGGCACTATCCGACAATCTCTTGACGGGCCCACTCAACAGCCTACAATCACTTTCGGAATTAGTGTACCTCGACTTAAGCATGAACAAATTCAATGGCACCATCCCAGCCGAACTGTTTAGCCCTTCTTCGTCTTCAATGTTCTTACAGCGGAACAATTTATCTGGTGGGCTCCCATCAAAGTTGGTGGGCTCCACATCATACGGCGAGGGATCGATCCTCGATCTTAGTCACAATTTTTTGACAGGGGAATTATCACCCGTCTTAGCAGGGGTAGAGAGCTTGTTCTTGAACAACAACCATCTGACGGGAGTCGTACCGGAGGAGTATATTCAGAGTGTATCTGATGGAACCaccaaaacattatttttacaACATAATTACTTGTCAAAATTTCCATCAAAGCCAGGGTTGGTGTTACCCGATGCGGTGTCGTTATGCTTAAAGTATAATTGTATGGCGGCCACGGTTATGGAGGGGCTGATGTCGTGCCCAGCAAGTGCCGGCGAACAAATGTCAAGACCAGCGTCACAATGTTCAGGGTTTAATGATCACAACTCAATAGATTAA